A stretch of DNA from Anopheles ziemanni chromosome 3, idAnoZiCoDA_A2_x.2, whole genome shotgun sequence:
GAAGCTTTGCAGGCGATGCTTGGCTTGGTTGCTTTGGTCGGTGATGAAGGACTCGCCGAACAATTGCACTCGTCGCAATCAGACGATCGATGACTGAAGCTTAGCCTGCTTCGCTTGAAGTAATTTTGTCTCAGTCATGGTGGGACACGATGATAGTTCGCTTGCTTGGAACTAAACTGCCCGTTATCTTGGTCGCTTGGGACCAAAATGTTGGGTGATCGTCGAAACGGGATCTTCCTCTCTGTCTATATGATCTACGAGTTGTCATTCAGAACTAGGCTATAGTTTCCGTAACTCGAGAGAGTTATGTGTCTCGGATCTTCTAACCATGTGTTCGATAAAACGAGCTCATATCCTTTTATCACTGCTCACACATAGTTGGGTGGTCATTATCATTCTATCgaataaacaacaaataagCAACCACTAaaatttctttcaaaacaTATATAAGAGTTTTTTCAGAAAGGAAAGAACCGTGAATCTGAGGTGCAAAGAAGATGTTTTTTCATACAGTAACGCTCACTGTAGACAACATTTGATATGGTATGGCAAGATGTATATTGTTCTGTTCAATATTTTAACTAAATCAAATTAGAATTCAATTTCGCAAGTTCAAATAAATACTAAGTATTTTCTAAgctaaagaaaataaagtaacTAATCCTTTAAATAATTCAACTTTAAAGTTAAGACCCAACACGCTACCGGAAAGTTAATCTAAGAGAAGGATTTATGATTCTGGTTCCCTCCCACATCCGATCCTCAGCTTCGTGGCTACTTTCGACTGGTTCGCTTGGTTCTATCCCGTCTAGATTTTCTTGGTGGTACACtatcaacattttcattatttcttcaTATGTATTATTGAATGCCGAAGTGATGTCATTCATGAAGCCTTCTTCTTTATATCGTGGATCAAGAAAAACGGCTTTCGCTGCAACATCGTCTGTAGATATTGGGTCCAATCTCTTTTTGATGCCCTGCATCACATTTGGAACCAAATCTTTTGTTTCCTTcacgaggtttttgtttgcttccatttttttcatgTGTTGCATGAGGATCTTTCCTAATACTATTGTTTTAGATAAAGTTACCACTTTAGCGGCGCTTACATTGTTTGTTGCTGTGTTGGAAAATTCTAGAATAATTATTGGTTGCTCGATAATTATCCAATCAGCTTCACATAAATCAGATTTGATGCCCAATACTCCAATGCAAGATAGTAAAGGTTCCTTATTTTTCAACAGTCTTTTCAACATTTCATATGTCGAGTTCCAACGCGTTGGAATATGGTTCACTCTTTCTGAGCAACTTGATCTTAAAATAGGGTTGGCCTTAGTGTTAGCTTAAATGAAAGAGAGAGTTTCTCCTGGGAATTTGGCGTTGAAGGAGGAAACAGCAGTAGCTACACTGGCATGAATGCTTCCAACTCCTGTCATGAGATTGAGTGCTTGGCAGGACTTCACTCTAGCTTGACTTGATCGAACATGGTCAAAACGAATGACGCTCTGGCGTATAGCATGACCTTTGCCAACATTGCTTTATCATCACCGAGGCTCTCTGTACTGAGGAGCTTATTCTCCCCAATTAAGTAAAGCAAGAGAGctttcatcaatttccttcCAGTGTCTCTTTTCGGGAATAGAGATGCAACTATGACAGTCTGCATCGCGCGAGGAAAAGCCTAACCAAAGTCTCGAGAAGAGAATATAACCGCACGTGAAATTGGCAGGGTTTCACCTGCCAGCATCCTAGCAGTCACTAGATAGAAAACTACTGCTACTCTGGATAGAGTAATTACAGTATTCCGTGCTTTGCAAACATTGTTCATCAACCCGTATGTGTTCTTTAATTTCTGGATTTTCTGAGTATCAGCCTCAGATGTTCTTGATAGCATCTTGTCTACGTTGTTTCCCCGGCAGATAAACAACAAGATCATAGACTAGATATCTTGCTTTATGGCATTTTTGTCTAATCCTGCGGCTAGCACTTCTGAATATATGGTATTAGCGATTACTTGTATGTTCAACCCTTGGTAGTCAAACTCAGTGATTTGATTTATCAGGGCTTCAACCATTGAAGGCTCTGATCaatgaatttgtttatttcactGACCTCCTGTCTGAGCTCCATCATAGTTTTGAATGTCATTGTCGCCATTTTTACTAAAACTCCAAAAAACACCCAAGAAAAGAAAGATTAAGAACAAGACGATTAGAATTCAACCTAGTCAAAATTCTACTGCAAGATTTATCAATGATAAACAGGAAAATGAAATGGTTGAGAACTAGTTAAGTGTGTCCGCTCGGGAAAGGAgataaaaaacaagaaacttgttttttcgttcttttcctttatttctACAAACCCACAATTGAGTATACAGTTCTACACTAATAATCAATCACTTATTCTTCTATGAAGATCGGGACCGTGTGACTGATCGGTGTCTTCGTCGATGCTGGTAGTCTGCGATGACGGCTGGTGTCGGGGTTGAACTGCAACTGATTTGACTGGTTGCTGCGGAGACCTTTTATACTGTTGATTGTTGCTATCAGTTATGTGCATGAGGTAATCATGTATTCGTGGCACGCTGCGACTGCATGAGCGCCGGAAACGATTAGCTCCAGATTTGGGAAGCGCGTTTCTGTCATTAGTTGTGTTTAATAGTTTTGTTTACCTCGTCGAGGGTCGAATGATCGCTTAATTGTTTGCACGCGCAAAAATATGATCGATGGTCGCGTccttgattttaattaaattattcgttATCACATTGTGGTGTGCTAACTAACTTAAAAGGAAGAAGAGAATGTAACCGCACGAGGAATTGGCAGGGTTTCACATGCCAGCAACTCTGGATAGAGTAATTACAGTATTCCGTCCCTTGCAAACATTGTTCATCAACCCGTACGTGTTCTTCAATTTCTGGAACGAGAATTGGTGGTAATGTTGATAAGTTCCATGCGTCTTACAGAATATCCAGCGCCAAAGGACGGCTCTCGCTGGACAGTCGCTGCTAGTTGGCCGTTCGACGACGAAAATGGTTGATGCGGCTTCGAATTACCCCTCGGTCATAGGTCTTAACGCTTCTCCTGGATCCCACTTCCAACCAATACGGATATATCTTTACGACGACAAGATCGTTGTTAGTGAAGCCAGGTTGCTCGTTGTTGACTGTCGTTTCTCGTTCTAGTATTGACCGTATCATTTCTAAACAAGCACGTATGGGCCTGCCAAACGTTACTGTCCCACGTGCAGCGTTGTTGCCAACTTGTGGATTTGGCGTTGAACGATAAGTTTGAAGAAATGTTTGCAACGCGTCTTCAATATCTTATTGATGGCCATTAGACTGGGTGGGTGATTCCATTGTAGATGCAAAAATCCTCGAACTCGGCAACCGGGCGAGGTACCGTAATGAGCCAAAAGACTTCTCAGAATACGCATAGTTGCTGCAGATGTTGTGCTAGTCGTCTTTACAATTTCTGGCAATTTTGAAAATGCGTCGACTGCAATCAGGAACTAATAACTGTCGATAGGACCTGCAAAATTTATATGTACACGCTGTTTAATAGAGCTTACTTCAGGCCACGGTGATGGTTTGGCATGTGGTAGTGATTTTGCTGCCGATGCTAATGCGTAGCAGGTTTGAACAAGGTCGGCGATTTCTCGATCCAAGCCTAGCCAATAGACATAGCTTTTCGCTAACGATTTCATTCGATGTATCCCAGGTTTCCCGACATGTAGTTGTTAAAACCATCGTTGTCGAAGCGTATTGGGTATAACGACTCTTTCCCCAAACAATAGACAGCCTGCCATCTCCGGCAACGAATCCTTCCAGATGTACTAAGATTGACTGTTCAGTTAGAAGCAATGTTGTTCTGATTGGCACTACATTGGATTTACAACTGGGATGGTGGTTGGTCAGACATTTTACAAAACGGATGCTGAATTTAATTTAGCTTTACTCCGGTACAGACTGCTTAATTGCATACTTAAATTTTTGTAATAATGTATATCTTTATATTCTGATTGGCATAGAGATACGTCAAATACCTCGATAGAACAATCTTTGTTGACATAACCAAATGTTTTGCGTTTTTTGAATAGTCTGGTACATGTTTTTATCGTTTGTTTAGTCGATACCCATTAGTGTGTAATCGATACACTCAATGGATTTAGGGTTCCAATTCTTTCGTTTCACCTTAGGTATCCACTGACTCATCCAGGTATGAGTCTTACGATTCTTTTCACGGATCGACCCGGAATCGAGTTCGTCTCTAGAAGAATCGATTCCGATCCGTAGGTacaacgagttcgggtcgacccgaaccaacgggtcgaagTCGCAgctgcacctacgggtcgacacccggagtcgttgcacctacgggtcggaaTCGATTCTTCTAGAGACGGACTCGGACtcgaaccaacgggtcgaacttGCAAAGCTGCACCCACGGGTCGAACCGGAGTCGTTGGAATCGAGAATACGACCCTAACCGTCCGGGTTGCTTACGGTTCGCTCCGACCCGATAGGTTCGGGTCGGCCCGCTCATCACTAGTATCCACCCCATTGTCTTCGTGCCTAACACCCAAACAGGAGAAATATCAGGCTTCTTGTCAATGCGCGCTCCCTCCGAAATCAAATAATGGCCATCAGAgaattattttgcattttttatcgAGCTCTTTCCTCTAGTCAATAGTTGTTATTCATAATGACGGCAAGCCCATGCTCCGTCATAACAATCCCCATCACGAACGAATTTGAGTATGCAACTCTGTATCAGCTAACATCTGTATCACATCTCATTGCACATCTTTGGGATCGTAAAGATTCCCCTTTTTAAAGGATCACTATGCTAAAAAActattataattttaattataattatttttctacaaaaacaaatgtcaatGTCAACAAATAATGAACTCTTAAAAAACGAAACTATATGATCAATGTTtggaaaatcaatttgctATTTTTACTATGAAATGACCAAAATCTTTCAGCAATCCTGACCTGATAATGTATTAATATGCAAGACACACGTTAGAAGTATAAAATACGAACATATTATCTCCCGAAAAGTAACTGTTACAGTCTATTGAGCAAATCtctattttgtcattttgtaTTTTAGTTAATGATGCTAAACTGAAATATACCTGAGTCTAGAGATAAACCAGAAAGGTTGTGGAGGAGTGCGAAAGTCCAAATTAGTGCCAGTTTAAGTTGAGTTGATATTTTCTATCGAAGATAGTTGTACCAATGCCGTTGTGTTACTTAAAACTCTCTCTGAACAGAGCTGAAGAGAACTTAACCACCTTGTTTGGGTCTTTTCCATCTTTGCAAGTATCATCAGGAATAGTAACCTTATTTTGAGAGCTAGACGGGACTGGATGCTTCTTCATCTCAAGGACTGTAGAAGAAATATTCATGGATCCGAAGGATGGGGGCGCATTAGACATCATTTGGTCTATTATCTTTTTCTGCATCTCCATGATTGTCTCTATATTGTTGTCAAGGTTTGCCTTGTGTGTCAGTCCTGAAATTACTCTGTCAACTATCTCTTCTCCTGAGATGTCAAGTCTACCTATTGCATTTTCAGGTTGGTAGTTGCCAGATCTAACAATTGCCTCTGCTGCGATAGTGTTAACTGCATATTCAAGATCATCGTCATTTTCTATATCAACATTCAACTGGAGGATGAGTTTAGCAAATCTATGAGATGTTAACAAGTCCATCAAGGTTCCAGGCCGACTTCTGTGGGATAACTCAACCATCCTCTCCTCAATCCGAGCTAGTTGTATATCTATCTTGTGTCCGTTATCTATTGCTGTTAATAAGCAATTTTTGCATCCAGGTGGTCCCTTGGTAATGCTCGTCTTCCTCTGTGGCTTAGGCTCCTCGTCTTGGTGTTGGCTTGTAGTTTGACTGCGTTTTTGATCAAGAGCCTCTTTGATTTGCTGATCAGTGAGGAACAGGTCTTCATCGACCAGGTCATCAATCGGTTCTTGGTCGAAGAATCTCCCTTCACCGTCAAGCTGTAGATCAGCTTGATTATCCTCTTCGGCTGACTGGTAACTTTCATTGGTATTCTGTGCTATCATCTCCTCCTCTATTTGGTTGATTCTTTGGTAGAAATATTCTCGCCAAATCGTTGGGTCAGAGATATCCGGGCACAGAATAATTTCTGTCTTCTTATTTCGGAACTTGGTTAGGATCTTGTTCCATTtgtgcattactacctcatcTGCCAAGTCGTTAACAAGCTTGACAAATTTGGGAGGAGCATCAGCTATACATGTAATCTCAGTATTCTTTGATTTTATGAAAGGCCCAAACAGGATTCGCTTTTTGTCTCCAGGTATTGCAATACCTTTGAAACCTGCCAGAACCAAAAGTACAGCTGTCTGAATTTTGAGAGTCTCCCCATTTGTGCTCTGATAAAAATCAGATTTCATAGGCAGGCAGCTCACTCCCTCTGGCTTGATGTAGATACGTCTTACCCCAGATTCTTCAACAATATTCATCCTGAATTTTTCTAGATACGTTTGATCAGTTGACCCAACTTGCTTGGTTTGTtacatttcaaaaagaaaaactatgtTGTAAAAAAATTCTGGAATAAGTAATAAAAtggtgtaatttttatttgctacaTGATGACATTACTAAACTGATTGTCCATCACTTGATTACTGGtaagtattttcttcttcttctttggttGCCCGCTcacagttgagcacgtcgtgctgacatggtcCATGGCTGTAGCTCTCCATGCTAGGGCACATTCGACGTCTCTTAGATTGTACTCCATTTCGTCCATCTGCTGAGTTCGCCCCGGGGGCGGTTGCCTGGCTttgtcactgtcagagcccAAAACGATCAGCTAACTGAGTAGACTACGTAGCCACTTCGTTTCcgtcgcattgatcattaATCCAAACTTTACGGCCTCGCGTTTGAGTCGGGTGTACGTCTCGCACCGTTCCTTGTATGAACTGATAGTTGGACAAAAGAGCTAATTCATCGGAGATATTTATTTCTCCCGAATCGTCGGAGTAACCCTATCCAAGATAAGGCCCGATGCTTCTTAACGTACCGATAAAGTTTTTAACGTTTCCGTGAAAGTCCGTGTCCTGCTGTCCAGTCCACGTAACTCCACCATCTATCACACTCAGCTTGGTAGCTTTAGCAGAGCTGTTACAGCTGGCGCGGATTTTGCGTTTTTTGCGGATTTGGCGCGTTTTCACTCTTCGTTGGCGCGGATTTTGcggaaatgataaaaataagttCTAAAATCATAATTTTCGTTATATCAGTGCAAATCttatccttcttcttcttcttcactggCACAACAACCGTTATCGGTCAAGGCCTGCCTAAGCTTGTAACTGAGCTTGGCTTTCTGTGACTAATGATTACTCATAGCAGGATAGTCAGTCATGCGTAAAAATAGTCAGTGTAAATCACCATAATCAAAATCGTCGAACATTCTAAGCATGAAAGTACAAATCAACTCCGATTGGTACCTTTCGATCAGGTATGTTAGACTTTGCAAGAAGCATCAAActcaaaactaaatttactttttatgtACATTTTTAAGGTAAGGCATTGATCCAGCTTCGATCAGCGTAAGCGGTATCGATGTTGCTTCACAGAGTGAGCCTCGGGCATGCACATCATAACCGCCAATGTCTTTGCGTCTTCGCCTCACGGACGGTGGTATTCTAGAAAAAGAGGTTACTTGGATCATACACACAGTAATTAAGAACGCATCGTTCAACCCCGCTGAAAAGGACACCAAAGTGTTACGTGCTATAGCGCCAAATGATTTGAAAGGGTTCTGTTTATATCGGCAGAAAATGACAGATATGGTCAATTACGCAATCAGACCATTCTTCAGGGACCTTTTTTGAAGGATGTGCGAGAATTCTATTCGTTGTTGTTTGATGATACCGAAGGAAACAATAGACTTAAGGAAATGGAAGTaacaattaaatatttttaaagccATCTGACGTAGACcatgttcttccatcttcattACGCTTTTCTCGGCAAAGCAACAGCTAATATTATTATGGGAAAAATTCTGGAAGGGCTAGAAGCTGCTAAGCTACCTTTAGACCTCCTTGTCATGATAAGCATGGATGGGCCAAAGGTAAACCAAAGCTTGGAGCGTAAAATCAACAGCAAGCCATACGTGAAAGAGGATTTCAGCTCGTTGATACAGGTTCATGTCCTGCCCACATAATTCCAATGCTGTAAAATATGCCTTGAAAGAGTTTTGGTTTGAGGTGTCTGAGCTGGCAAAGGTAGTTTACTATATTAATGATTAGCAAGTGACACGAGTCTGCAAGAAAGTACTTGGGATAGGTTTTTTGATGCAGCATTCAGGACTGTCATGACTCGAAAGTTTGGCAACAGTCCATTCTGTTACCCTTCTTGTACACTAGGTAGATGACATCCAGCTTCCCCAGATGTTCACAATTAGCTAGTGCATAGTtactgacggcaagctctaccgaacccTTCTTGAATAGTTCACCCACCAGCCCATCGCTACAGCTGCTTTGTTCTATTCTAGCTGGTTGATTGCAGTAGTGACTTCAtccaaggatggtgggagcTAATGATTATTAATTAACCTCCTGGCTAATGAGCTTATCACAATGGTCCGAGAAAAACTGGCAATTTggatcttcttcttttttgatcAGCGTCGAAGTTCGCACAGCTTTTGtttcgtgatttttttttatgtggcacgacatcccctagtggggcAAGGTCTCTTTCCGAAGAGAGTGtttgtgaccgaaagacggtgaATTATAGATCGGttgtcagccgttcgtaataccgatGGGTGTCAggctcgagattcgatcccacacctgcgtcttgctttttccttttatgCAACCGAGAGTTTTATTTATAGCCCCTCACAAATCCGATCAGTTTAGCCTGCAGCGATTTGTACCTTACGCTGTGGAGAAAATTTGCTATAGTATACTGTTGTAACGATTCATGTTTCTTTCCGTGAAACACATCCATAAGCATTTGCTTTATGCAAAACCTGTTGAGACCTGTTCCATTTTCTAAGGATCTTTAACACTGTGCAAACGGACGAGACTGTAGCGCAcagttcattaaaatttttgaTGATTGTTCAGGCattgttttacgtttttcttaaattttacgAATCATCATCCTTGAATATGCATATCCTTGGGAAGTATGTTTGGACCAATGAATTGATTGATTGTCATCAGCGTTCATATATTTTCCGTTCAGATTTGAGTCAGCACAATTGTCATACCACCATGGCGAATAGCGGCACAATCTTCGCTGGCTATATCATTGTCCCTGTCTTTTGTACTAAAGTTCCTTCCTTTTTGCCGACTCAACGCGTCTTCGGCAGTTCCGCTAAAGGCTCCTAGTTTCTTCAGAGAATATTTCTCCGATTCACTTCCGATCTCAAACTCATCATATTGAGCAAAGCTGTAAGTACCATTGAATCCCTTCAGTTCGACCAGCAGCTCATAGCGTCCCTGCGATTTTAGTTGATTTAAACGCTCCAATCCGAGCCAGTACTCTTGATAAGGTGACCCGAATCCATTCCGATATTCCGTCCAATTCCGATAGAAGTCCAAGGATCCATCGAAGCGGTACTGAATCACTAGCCATCCACCACCGAAACTATTCTGCTCACAAAACGCTTCGAACGGGCTGGATTTTACACTCAATTGGATGAAATAGTAGGGCCTATTACGAGACTCGAACAACTCTCTCATCACACGGAAATCGCCGACTCGAACGTTAGAGAAAATTGCATTATGGTCCCTTGTTCGAGTCGATGAACGCttcatcgatttttttccaagcGCAACTGTCAAACTGGTGTGAATCGGCTgttgcattttgtaaacaatgcAAAATCTGTGAAGAgtttggtgtgtgttttttctccaatttGAAGCGAAAGGATTTCTTTGTATCATGAAAACGCTATATTTTACTTCAAATGTATCTTATGTATCGGAATTTACTGTTGGAACTCACATGTGGTCTCTTCGATTGAACTTTTTGGCACTTTCCGTAGCACTAGACCACTACGGATAAAAAATTGTCGAATTCGAGATCCCGTTCGAGAACCGTAACgcaatttttcccaaattgTTCGACAGCTTACTTTGATCGACAAAATAGTTGTCGAACGGGAGCCGAACGGAAACTCGAAGATGAGGCATAATGCAAATGTGTCGTTCGAGTCGGAAATTCTCGAACGTTCGAGTCTCGTAATAGGCTCTAGTGTCTGCGGTCTGTTCTCGGGGTAATCGGATTGGTTTTGTTGCATACTAAGGTGTGATGTCGTTTCTGACAGTTTCCGCATCTTGACTGGCCTTGCAGAATCTTGCTTGATGCTCCTTTTCCAAGCAGTTGAAGCACAAAGACTCAACCTTCGCGCGACAACGACATCTATGCAAATCTCTCGCATCTTGCGATATGATGCTAGGCCTTACACAACACACACCCTCTGAGCATGTTGCCTGTCTGTGCTGCACAGGACATTGAAGCAGGATACGGTCTTTGTGAAGGCTTTCTAGTACTTTGATGATCATGATTTGCACTTGTTCCCCTGGTTGCCGGCCTCGTATCGATCCTGTTTTGCGTGTGGACGACCGAGTTTGTCAAAATCTTGATGCGGCGCTCACAAAACTCCATGAATGCCTTAAAGGTTTCCGTCTTCTGCTCGGCTGCAATAAGTTCGAACTGATACGGTGACTGTGACTTTGATGATACACGTTACACGGACTTTATGGAACTGTATAGATACAAACGTTTATTTAGAACACCTTTTATACAACCGAAGAAACCGACATGAACGTCCAACCGATTACTATCAGCGTGTGTCAAACATGTCACGCTTTTCGTTCCTTATATATTCCATTCTGTTCTCATGCGGAGCCCACGCTGCTCTCCCTCTCCTGAGCCGTTTGCCGCAACTTTGATTACTCTCTCAACACGAACGCCATTAGTGTTTGCTCTTCGAACTTGTATCTTACCAGACTGATAATGGTGTATCCCAGGAAGATACAGGCTCCTGCAATCTGTCCATCCCAAGCACTAAGCGCTTCGACTCGTTGACGATACGAGTCAATTCCTCCGCCGTTGCGGCAGCCATCGGTTGCAGATCCACCAACGCCTTGAAATAGTCCCGTTTCAGCATCTTCGCATCATCAAACCGATCCAACAAAGCTTGCCACGTACTGTTGTAGTTTCCTTCTACAAGCTTTACGTGGTTGAATAACCTGGCAGCATCTCCTTTTAGCGAAGCCAACAAATATTGCAGCTTCAT
This window harbors:
- the LOC131285208 gene encoding ficolin-3-like is translated as MKLQYLLASLKGDAARLFNHVKLVEGNYNSTWQALLDRFDDAKMLKRDYFKALVDLQPMAAATAEELTRIVNESKRLVLGMDRLQEPVSSWDTPLSVCPFEAFCEQNSFGGGWLVIQYRFDGSLDFYRNWTEYRNGFGSPYQEYWLGLERLNQLKSQGRYELLVELKGFNGTYSFAQYDEFEIGSESEKYSLKKLGAFSGTAEDALSRQKGRNFSTKDRDNDIASEDCAAIRHGGMTIVLTQI